The following coding sequences lie in one Bartonella sp. DGB1 genomic window:
- a CDS encoding MFS transporter, whose product MPYVTLLMITWLSAIISACVNMVITYKYLLNTEHGFEYGILIACQIISVACFSPVLERYISRFARPAKFFLIFGLVSALLNILVIQGQEFLTFSIYIFFTTLTQTLNAALFYKLLPRLFKEDKVKLFNIWSEQALSTSFFLSALLVPFAFFFTQTAELFFILSAFINFSCGSIFYIIFRKVTVETILHKSINSWQNYINILTEKKLRHFFFTSNIYLFAFSATAFALAMIAKEVGGGNIYLYSYPIIAMFAGRIIALLVLKRLLSWDISFLFIVGCVISAIFMAPLGGINNIYLLCCLEFFLGIGLAIAKYSEKSYYQLEHLDTDLAKVSILRSASALINKSLSIPFVLAIAYYDKLIFISITLAFCYLISAIIMVKYKLRY is encoded by the coding sequence ATGCCTTACGTAACGTTACTTATGATAACTTGGCTTAGTGCAATCATTAGTGCTTGCGTTAATATGGTTATTACCTATAAATATTTATTAAATACAGAACATGGATTTGAATATGGTATTCTTATTGCTTGTCAGATTATATCTGTAGCCTGTTTTTCTCCTGTTTTAGAGAGATATATATCTAGGTTTGCACGCCCCGCAAAATTTTTTTTAATTTTTGGCTTAGTTAGCGCCTTGTTAAATATATTAGTGATTCAGGGGCAGGAGTTTTTAACCTTTTCAATTTATATATTTTTTACAACTTTAACACAAACGCTTAACGCAGCATTATTTTATAAGCTTCTACCACGACTTTTTAAAGAGGATAAAGTAAAGTTATTTAATATTTGGAGTGAGCAAGCTTTATCTACTTCATTTTTTCTATCTGCTTTATTGGTTCCTTTTGCCTTTTTCTTTACTCAAACAGCTGAATTATTTTTTATCTTATCTGCTTTTATAAATTTTAGCTGCGGTAGTATTTTTTATATAATTTTTAGAAAGGTAACAGTTGAAACTATTTTGCATAAATCTATAAATAGCTGGCAGAATTATATAAATATTTTAACAGAGAAGAAATTACGACACTTCTTTTTTACATCAAATATTTATTTATTTGCTTTTTCGGCTACCGCTTTTGCTCTCGCTATGATTGCTAAAGAAGTGGGTGGTGGCAATATTTATTTATATTCTTATCCTATTATAGCTATGTTCGCAGGCAGAATAATAGCTTTATTAGTCTTAAAAAGGTTGCTGTCTTGGGATATTAGTTTTTTATTTATTGTAGGATGTGTGATAAGTGCTATCTTTATGGCGCCTTTGGGTGGTATAAATAATATTTATTTATTATGTTGTTTGGAGTTTTTTTTGGGTATAGGTCTTGCTATAGCAAAATATTCCGAAAAATCTTATTATCAGTTAGAGCATTTAGATACAGATTTGGCTAAAGTTTCTATTTTGAGGAGTGCATCTGCATTAATAAATAAATCTTTGTCGATACCATTTGTTTTAGCTATTGCTTACTATGATAAACTTATTTTTATAAGTATCACTTTGGCCTTTTGTTATCTCATTTCAGCTATTATTATGGTGAAATATAAATTAAGATATTAA
- a CDS encoding GNAT family N-acetyltransferase: MQEKNNCQDVKEDIIFIEDNLKLVVASSAFASAIFEAIDFNRENFSKYMAWPSFVKQEADTLKSLQDFYSAHQKNASKTYVILYFDKVVGVVGFNNIDKGNKVAEIGYWLDSRSAGNGIVTKAVLALVKYYQTGDLINRFVIKCSVANSKSNAVAKRCGFTLEGRLRKAEYLNGIFYDQNIYSWLAEDSNK; the protein is encoded by the coding sequence ATGCAAGAGAAAAATAACTGTCAAGACGTTAAAGAAGATATTATTTTTATAGAAGATAATTTAAAGTTAGTAGTTGCTTCATCAGCTTTTGCATCAGCTATATTTGAAGCAATTGATTTTAATAGAGAAAATTTTAGTAAATATATGGCTTGGCCTTCTTTTGTTAAACAAGAAGCAGATACTTTAAAATCTTTACAAGATTTTTATTCAGCCCATCAAAAAAATGCATCTAAGACATATGTTATTTTATATTTTGATAAAGTTGTAGGAGTAGTAGGCTTTAATAATATAGATAAAGGTAATAAAGTTGCTGAAATTGGTTATTGGTTAGATAGTAGATCAGCCGGTAATGGTATTGTAACAAAGGCTGTTTTAGCTTTGGTTAAATATTATCAAACCGGTGATTTAATTAATAGATTTGTAATAAAATGTTCAGTTGCTAATTCTAAAAGTAATGCTGTTGCGAAAAGATGCGGTTTTACATTAGAAGGAAGATTAAGAAAAGCAGAATATTTAAATGGAATATTTTATGATCAAAATATTTATAGTTGGTTAGCTGAAGATAGTAATAAGTAA
- the aroB gene encoding 3-dehydroquinate synthase: MEKIQHITVNFDHSQSSILFGDNIFKKIGEIFKNNFPISSKIMIITDDNVAPLYLKNLCNMLNNENFITHYYILPAGEISKNFKQLQNILNNIFLHNFLKSDLIIALGGGVIGDIAAFAASIAKRGMNFINIPTSLLAQVDASIGGKTAINSEYGKNLIGSFHQPKLVITDPKLLNSLPNRHLLAGYAEVVKYALISDINFFNWLEKNNNYLLQDTIQRKQLILHSIKTKLNIVTKDEKEKNIRALLNFGHTFAHILEAYYNYDEKIIIHGEAVSLGMLLALKFSKLLNYISKEEIDKLTNHLKIMQLPTSLNEIKGKKINKDEWWNYLLQDKKNYNNKFKFILLKQLGTAFIAENIPENKIKEFFNKL, encoded by the coding sequence ATGGAAAAGATCCAACATATAACTGTTAATTTTGATCACTCACAATCGTCTATCTTATTCGGCGACAATATATTTAAGAAAATAGGAGAAATATTTAAAAATAATTTTCCTATTAGCAGTAAAATAATGATTATAACAGATGATAACGTTGCACCATTATATTTAAAAAATTTATGCAATATGCTTAATAATGAAAATTTTATAACTCATTATTATATTCTACCAGCAGGTGAAATTTCTAAAAATTTTAAACAACTACAAAATATATTAAATAATATTTTCTTACATAATTTTTTGAAATCTGACTTAATAATAGCTCTAGGTGGTGGAGTAATCGGAGATATAGCTGCTTTTGCTGCCTCTATAGCAAAGCGTGGAATGAATTTTATTAACATCCCCACTAGTTTATTAGCTCAAGTAGATGCATCAATAGGTGGCAAAACAGCTATAAATAGCGAATATGGAAAAAATTTAATTGGAAGCTTCCATCAACCAAAGCTAGTAATAACTGATCCAAAATTATTAAATAGTTTACCTAATAGACATTTACTAGCTGGCTATGCTGAAGTAGTTAAATATGCTTTGATAAGTGATATAAATTTTTTTAACTGGTTAGAAAAAAATAATAATTATCTTTTACAAGATACAATTCAACGCAAACAACTTATTTTACATTCTATAAAAACAAAATTAAATATAGTAACCAAAGATGAAAAAGAAAAAAATATAAGAGCTTTGTTAAATTTCGGACATACTTTTGCACATATACTGGAAGCCTATTATAATTATGATGAAAAAATAATCATTCACGGAGAAGCGGTATCACTAGGTATGTTATTAGCTTTAAAATTTTCAAAGCTATTAAATTATATTTCTAAAGAAGAGATAGATAAATTAACAAATCATCTAAAAATTATGCAACTTCCAACTTCTCTAAATGAAATCAAAGGTAAAAAAATTAATAAAGATGAATGGTGGAATTACTTACTTCAAGATAAAAAAAACTATAACAATAAATTTAAATTTATTTTATTAAAACAATTAGGTACCGCTTTTATAGCAGAAAATATCCCTGAAAATAAAATCAAAGAATTTTTTAACAAACTATAA
- a CDS encoding DNA glycosylase AlkZ-like family protein: MSLSISLTEARAIAVASQGFGLDNVSLRRIFERVKSIQLDPLKAVRESHELVCLSRGLSLTEARLILTQESAFPVFTFPGHAMAILPLSFWPWFAFMRRRIRVNGWRGPDVNAAALCAVRELLHEKKGVTVKDFPKANGSGWNRLSPWRTAAEWLLWTGEAVSTTRDGTRRIYRLAQDSIPAGLFNFEPSDDECFSYLIQAAIDALGVATVEDIADYFRLPRAVVKNTLEQLDCLKGTVEGWKQPVWLSRRAEELALLKLDNITLLSPFDSLVWYRPRLHRLFSKLYKLESYKPAHSRYFGHYFMPILWGTKIVGRIAPRRCNNKIWIEAHELDAGIDCTIMENIQDILQKWGEASVSFGTS; this comes from the coding sequence ATGTCGCTTTCTATTTCTTTAACTGAAGCTAGGGCAATAGCGGTTGCAAGCCAGGGATTTGGTTTGGATAATGTGTCGTTGAGACGTATCTTTGAAAGAGTAAAATCTATTCAGCTTGATCCTTTAAAAGCTGTTCGTGAATCTCATGAGCTTGTATGTTTATCTCGTGGTTTATCGCTTACAGAGGCGCGCTTGATTTTAACTCAAGAGAGCGCTTTTCCCGTTTTTACTTTCCCGGGTCATGCTATGGCTATTTTACCGCTTTCTTTTTGGCCGTGGTTTGCATTTATGCGTAGACGAATACGGGTTAACGGTTGGCGAGGTCCTGATGTTAATGCAGCTGCATTATGTGCTGTACGCGAACTTTTACATGAAAAAAAGGGGGTAACAGTAAAAGATTTTCCGAAAGCGAATGGATCGGGGTGGAATCGGTTATCTCCATGGCGTACTGCTGCTGAGTGGTTGTTATGGACGGGCGAAGCAGTTTCAACAACTCGCGATGGTACCCGTCGTATATATAGGTTAGCACAGGATAGTATTCCTGCTGGATTGTTTAATTTTGAACCCTCTGATGATGAGTGTTTCTCGTATCTTATTCAAGCAGCAATTGATGCACTTGGTGTTGCTACTGTAGAGGATATTGCTGATTATTTTCGTTTGCCTCGAGCGGTCGTTAAAAATACGTTAGAGCAACTTGATTGCTTAAAAGGCACCGTTGAGGGGTGGAAACAGCCGGTATGGCTATCTCGCCGTGCTGAGGAACTAGCATTATTAAAATTAGATAATATAACTCTTCTTTCTCCATTTGATTCTCTTGTTTGGTATCGTCCAAGGTTACATAGGCTTTTTAGCAAACTATATAAATTAGAGTCTTATAAGCCTGCTCATAGTCGTTATTTTGGTCATTATTTTATGCCCATTTTATGGGGGACAAAAATTGTAGGACGTATTGCTCCGCGTCGTTGTAATAACAAAATATGGATAGAAGCACACGAATTGGATGCTGGTATAGATTGTACAATTATGGAAAATATACAAGATATTTTGCAAAAATGGGGTGAAGCTTCAGTATCTTTCGGGACTTCCTAA
- a CDS encoding site-specific tyrosine recombinase XerD, which yields MLNLQVIECKIEEFLEMMAAERGVTTNTILAYRSDLIKYCSILTSKGIDPLNATEKDIESFFSIINQQQFSITSQLRLLSVLKQFFMFLLLENKAKENPLRHISAPKKPLIVPKFLSQKQINSLIDFAYQETKKYEYPEKKGYKKMQFYCLVELLYATGMRVSELVSLPITAVNFYDSIILIYGKGGRERYVPLNDKAIDTLKIWLKWRSLSKKAKSKFLFPANGVDGHLCRQVFARELKKAAIKVNINPELVSPHLFRHAFASHLLQNGADLRFIQQLLGHADIATTQIYTYILEDKIQKLIETYHPLATSNK from the coding sequence TTGTTAAATTTGCAAGTGATAGAATGTAAAATAGAAGAATTTTTGGAGATGATGGCCGCTGAAAGAGGTGTAACTACTAACACGATTTTAGCTTACCGCAGCGATTTAATAAAATATTGTTCTATTCTAACCTCCAAAGGTATAGATCCTTTGAATGCCACGGAAAAAGATATAGAGAGTTTTTTTTCTATTATAAATCAGCAGCAATTTTCTATTACTAGCCAATTAAGGTTGTTATCAGTGTTAAAGCAGTTTTTTATGTTTCTTTTATTAGAAAATAAAGCTAAAGAAAATCCTTTAAGACATATCTCTGCTCCTAAGAAACCTTTAATAGTTCCTAAGTTTTTATCACAAAAGCAAATTAATTCCTTAATAGATTTCGCCTATCAAGAAACTAAAAAATACGAATACCCTGAAAAAAAAGGATATAAAAAAATGCAATTTTACTGTTTGGTAGAACTTTTATATGCTACAGGAATGCGTGTCTCAGAATTAGTTTCTTTACCTATTACTGCTGTTAATTTTTATGATTCTATTATTTTAATATATGGAAAAGGGGGTAGAGAAAGATATGTACCATTAAATGATAAAGCAATAGATACTTTAAAAATTTGGTTAAAGTGGAGAAGTTTATCTAAAAAGGCAAAATCTAAATTTTTATTTCCTGCAAATGGTGTCGATGGGCATTTGTGTCGTCAAGTATTTGCTAGGGAATTAAAAAAAGCAGCTATAAAGGTTAATATTAACCCGGAATTAGTTTCTCCTCATTTATTCAGACATGCTTTTGCAAGTCATTTACTTCAAAACGGGGCAGATTTACGTTTTATTCAACAATTGTTAGGACATGCTGATATAGCGACAACACAAATTTACACCTATATTTTAGAAGATAAAATACAAAAGTTAATAGAAACTTATCATCCTCTTGCAACTTCTAATAAATAA
- a CDS encoding acetyl-CoA carboxylase carboxyltransferase subunit alpha has protein sequence MYNYLEFEKSIADVDGKILELKKMSEEGNSLNMSEEIERLEQKSAQAMHDLYSNLTAWQKTQVARHPDRPHFLHYAERLFTDFTPLAGDRKFAEDSALQAGFARFRGQAVAFLGLEKGHDTESRMYYNFGSARPEGYRKAVRIMQLAQRFKLPIISLVDTAGAYPGVSAEERGQAEAIARSTEMMLSLNVPVVAVIIGEGGSGGAIAIAAANKVYMLEHSIYSVISPEGAASILWRDAAKAKDAADNMKITAQDLLNLKVIDGIIPEPIGGAHRAAMHVIDSAGDIIAKALEDLNLMSGDALKRQRWEKFLAIGRNL, from the coding sequence ATGTATAACTACCTTGAGTTTGAAAAATCTATCGCTGATGTAGATGGTAAGATTCTGGAACTAAAAAAAATGTCAGAAGAGGGCAATAGCCTGAATATGTCAGAGGAAATAGAACGGCTGGAACAAAAGTCAGCACAAGCTATGCATGATCTATATAGCAATTTAACTGCTTGGCAAAAAACTCAGGTGGCTCGACATCCTGATCGTCCACATTTTTTGCATTATGCTGAAAGATTATTTACTGACTTTACTCCATTGGCAGGTGATCGTAAATTTGCAGAAGATTCTGCTTTACAAGCTGGATTTGCTAGATTTAGAGGACAAGCAGTTGCTTTTTTAGGTCTGGAAAAAGGGCATGATACTGAAAGTCGTATGTATTATAATTTTGGCTCGGCTAGACCAGAAGGATATCGTAAAGCTGTAAGAATTATGCAATTAGCACAAAGATTTAAATTACCAATTATCTCATTAGTAGATACTGCTGGTGCTTATCCTGGCGTTAGTGCAGAAGAAAGAGGTCAGGCAGAGGCTATTGCTAGATCAACTGAAATGATGCTGAGTTTAAATGTCCCCGTGGTTGCGGTTATTATTGGTGAAGGCGGCTCTGGAGGCGCTATTGCGATTGCTGCAGCTAATAAGGTCTATATGTTAGAACATTCTATATATTCGGTTATTTCACCAGAAGGGGCCGCCTCTATCTTGTGGAGAGATGCAGCTAAAGCAAAAGATGCTGCAGATAATATGAAAATAACAGCGCAGGATTTATTAAATCTTAAAGTTATTGATGGTATCATACCAGAACCTATTGGCGGTGCTCATCGGGCGGCAATGCATGTTATTGATTCTGCTGGAGATATAATTGCTAAAGCACTAGAAGATCTTAATCTTATGAGTGGTGATGCTTTAAAACGTCAACGGTGGGAAAAGTTTTTAGCTATAGGACGTAATTTATAA
- a CDS encoding MFS transporter, whose protein sequence is MMFLFKDRNIRYLCITVILLSFVNGFIKTSIPIISKMYGYDLSYISLSQTFFLLSWPIFGIFFGVLFDRYKILSTTRIFIFLFIFLYAVNILILFFNLDITYYIFIYSIFSGIIVVFIESLLLTIPPLIMKNKDLYKFYSLVIFMELGVSSFISPIIATGFIIDNIFLFFLFIGFLLILSLLTLSIALNKKLSNNEENNAISIKYIFSGFSFLYSNKIIFSITTITFFLSLVFGAFMGSLIVFITDANYLGLSIQKYGIMLSAYALGTMFGCLCLQFFNNFSIRLAIIIDIIGTIMILLVPAFSKSVLVVWIAIFMAGVGLSFWLIAITPLRQSLTPKNLLGRANSAFRVIGYTGLPLGSFLVSILGTILSLKSIAILVSSILIIAFIITVPTIWSLDELASKKVKNN, encoded by the coding sequence ATGATGTTTCTTTTTAAAGATAGAAACATAAGGTATCTATGTATAACAGTAATACTATTATCATTTGTCAACGGTTTTATAAAAACTTCTATACCAATAATATCTAAAATGTATGGATATGATCTATCCTACATAAGTTTAAGTCAGACGTTTTTTTTATTATCTTGGCCTATATTTGGTATTTTCTTTGGAGTATTATTTGATAGATATAAAATATTATCTACAACTAGAATATTTATTTTTCTGTTTATTTTTCTTTATGCTGTAAATATCCTTATATTATTTTTTAATCTAGATATAACATATTACATTTTTATATATTCTATTTTTTCTGGAATAATAGTTGTTTTTATCGAGTCGCTTTTGCTCACTATTCCACCATTAATTATGAAAAATAAAGATTTATATAAATTTTATTCTTTAGTTATATTTATGGAATTAGGTGTATCTTCATTTATTAGCCCTATAATTGCAACTGGTTTTATTATAGATAATATATTTTTATTTTTCTTATTTATTGGATTTTTATTAATTTTGTCATTGTTAACTTTATCTATTGCTTTAAATAAAAAGCTATCTAATAATGAAGAAAATAACGCTATCAGTATAAAATATATTTTTAGCGGTTTTTCTTTTTTATATTCAAATAAAATTATTTTTTCTATAACTACAATAACTTTTTTCCTTTCCCTGGTTTTTGGAGCTTTTATGGGCTCTCTAATAGTATTTATAACAGATGCAAATTATCTCGGCTTATCTATTCAAAAATATGGTATAATGCTCTCAGCTTATGCACTGGGCACTATGTTTGGATGTCTTTGTTTACAATTTTTCAATAATTTTTCTATCCGTTTAGCCATTATAATTGATATTATTGGAACAATTATGATTTTGCTAGTTCCTGCTTTTTCAAAATCTGTTCTTGTAGTTTGGATTGCTATATTCATGGCTGGAGTAGGGTTGAGTTTTTGGTTAATTGCCATCACACCTCTTAGACAAAGTTTAACACCCAAAAATCTCTTAGGTCGTGCTAATTCTGCATTTAGAGTTATAGGATATACAGGGCTACCTCTTGGAAGTTTTCTAGTTTCTATTTTAGGCACAATTTTATCATTAAAATCTATAGCAATTTTAGTTTCTAGTATATTGATTATAGCTTTTATTATTACCGTTCCTACTATTTGGTCACTAGATGAACTTGCATCAAAAAAAGTAAAAAATAATTAA
- the tmk gene encoding dTMP kinase codes for MLITTENYEAMWSHKPYAGLFIAMCGFDGSGKTTQTQNIANVYSSKRKVIKTYQPTNWYRNLPEVRAYLDKGSYIDLQLLALFAAADRRKHSIEVIEPALLSSDTLLISDRYIFSLLSYFSVIGMKLEYIINLNRNLLKPTLSFYLDVPSSVILQRLKERDGSILKFEEKLEFIEKVCAVFRYLTTIDEKFILIDGTLSESQITKMLCELIERKRNTYE; via the coding sequence ATGTTAATAACAACAGAAAACTATGAGGCGATGTGGAGCCATAAGCCTTATGCAGGGCTTTTTATAGCAATGTGTGGATTTGATGGCAGTGGTAAAACAACTCAAACTCAAAATATTGCTAATGTTTATTCAAGTAAAAGAAAAGTAATTAAAACTTATCAGCCGACTAATTGGTATAGAAATTTACCAGAAGTGCGTGCATATTTGGATAAAGGATCTTATATTGATCTTCAGTTGTTAGCTCTATTCGCTGCTGCAGATAGGCGTAAACATAGTATAGAAGTAATTGAACCTGCTTTATTAAGTTCTGATACTTTGTTGATAAGCGATAGATATATTTTTTCTTTGCTTAGTTATTTTTCTGTAATAGGAATGAAGTTAGAATATATTATTAATCTTAATCGTAATTTACTTAAACCGACATTAAGTTTTTATCTTGATGTTCCTTCCTCTGTTATATTGCAAAGGCTAAAGGAACGAGATGGATCTATATTAAAATTTGAAGAAAAATTAGAATTTATAGAAAAAGTCTGTGCTGTCTTTCGTTATCTAACTACGATAGATGAAAAATTTATATTAATTGATGGCACACTTTCCGAATCGCAAATAACAAAAATGCTATGTGAACTAATAGAAAGAAAGAGGAATACTTATGAATAA
- a CDS encoding EVE domain-containing protein: MKHWIAVISRDHAQTAARSGFLQVCHGKASPLRRTNAGDEVFIYCPRSEMGGGTILKTIEFHGIFKNNEVYQVEQFPGFNPYRKDVIFMRNFQPLILKEVKGLEFTTTPHWGMLARRGFFEISPHDAALLKQ, from the coding sequence ATGAAACATTGGATTGCCGTTATATCGAGAGATCATGCTCAAACTGCTGCTAGGTCAGGATTTTTGCAAGTGTGTCATGGTAAAGCTAGTCCATTGAGAAGAACAAATGCTGGTGATGAGGTCTTTATTTATTGTCCACGTAGTGAAATGGGTGGCGGGACAATATTAAAGACTATTGAATTCCATGGTATTTTTAAAAATAACGAGGTGTATCAAGTTGAACAGTTTCCTGGTTTTAATCCTTACCGTAAAGATGTAATTTTCATGCGTAACTTTCAACCATTAATTCTTAAAGAGGTTAAAGGATTAGAATTTACCACCACTCCTCATTGGGGAATGTTAGCACGTCGTGGTTTTTTTGAAATTAGTCCGCATGATGCCGCACTATTAAAGCAATAA
- a CDS encoding shikimate kinase: MKQIEISKIDKYSKEVLHKQLKNHSIVLVGMMGVGKTTIGKLLAKLLEIPFKDSDKEIEMISRFSVAEIFQKYGEEEFRRIENLVIQRLLKEKPIILSIGGGAFINPIIRNHITKNAISICLEADKNILLQRIALRPTRPLLNAENPTLIFETLLQQRNPIYQTADIRINTNSQNTKIITETLLIKLQQYITKINLG, from the coding sequence GTGAAACAAATAGAGATTAGCAAGATTGATAAATACAGTAAAGAAGTTTTACATAAACAACTAAAGAATCATTCAATTGTTCTAGTTGGAATGATGGGCGTAGGTAAAACTACTATTGGAAAGTTATTAGCTAAGTTACTAGAGATTCCTTTCAAGGATAGTGATAAAGAGATTGAAATGATATCTAGATTCTCGGTTGCAGAAATATTCCAAAAATATGGGGAAGAAGAATTTCGTAGAATAGAAAATCTAGTTATACAACGTCTATTAAAAGAAAAACCTATAATATTATCAATAGGAGGTGGAGCTTTTATTAACCCTATTATCAGAAATCATATAACTAAAAATGCTATTTCTATTTGTCTAGAAGCTGATAAAAATATTTTATTACAACGCATTGCTTTAAGACCAACGAGACCTTTATTAAATGCTGAAAATCCAACCTTAATCTTTGAAACTTTACTACAACAAAGAAATCCAATATATCAAACCGCAGATATAAGAATAAATACCAATAGTCAGAACACAAAAATAATTACTGAAACACTGCTAATCAAACTACAACAATATATAACTAAAATCAATTTAGGCTAA
- a CDS encoding D-alanyl-D-alanine carboxypeptidase family protein, giving the protein MFNKKHIYIIFIVNLLCFLLITPITYSKELTNSKLQNNLVKPTSKQNIVAPILVIDPYNLTIFHQKNIFQRWYPASLTKLMTAFVVLILVDQNQISLNDPIIISKNASNVSPTKIGYKEGEIISVDTAIKALLTRSANDVAIALAENIAGSTAGFATLMNKVAKLIGMDNSNFDNPSGLPSANNYSTAYDLAILAINIWREFPQYRHYLGIAQVEIDNKKLTNTNPLIGRFTGANGMKTGFTCDSGFNMITSATRNENTLIVITLGNESQTERAEKTAKLLEESFTNIKDSKYLPKLNQLQPNNSETPTKVVSIREKICGKIKHQRPKDIFTKNRQLILNSQYINPPIEETHTVSLPYILKINSEKKTIKEEKKKNSSPTTRSPKLAKKHRS; this is encoded by the coding sequence GTGTTTAATAAAAAACATATTTACATCATATTTATCGTAAATTTACTATGTTTTTTACTTATCACACCAATAACATATAGCAAAGAATTAACTAATTCTAAATTACAAAATAATTTAGTTAAACCTACTTCTAAGCAAAATATAGTCGCCCCTATTTTAGTTATAGACCCATATAATTTAACTATTTTTCATCAAAAAAATATATTTCAACGCTGGTATCCAGCATCGCTTACCAAATTAATGACTGCTTTTGTTGTTCTAATATTAGTTGATCAAAATCAAATTTCTCTTAATGATCCTATCATTATATCAAAAAATGCTAGTAACGTTAGTCCAACAAAGATTGGTTATAAAGAAGGAGAAATTATTTCCGTAGATACAGCGATAAAAGCCTTATTAACTAGGTCTGCTAATGATGTTGCTATAGCCTTGGCTGAAAATATCGCAGGTTCTACTGCGGGATTCGCTACCTTAATGAATAAAGTAGCTAAATTAATCGGTATGGATAATAGCAATTTTGACAATCCTTCAGGTCTTCCTAGCGCCAACAACTATTCAACGGCTTATGATTTAGCTATTCTAGCAATAAATATATGGCGAGAATTTCCACAATATCGACATTATCTAGGTATAGCACAAGTAGAGATAGACAATAAAAAACTAACTAATACAAATCCATTAATAGGTAGATTTACCGGCGCTAATGGCATGAAAACCGGTTTTACTTGTGATTCTGGTTTTAACATGATAACTTCAGCTACAAGAAATGAAAATACATTAATAGTTATAACTTTAGGTAATGAGTCTCAAACAGAAAGAGCAGAAAAAACTGCTAAATTATTAGAAGAATCTTTTACTAATATTAAAGACAGTAAATATCTACCAAAATTAAATCAATTACAACCAAATAATAGTGAAACACCTACCAAAGTAGTCTCAATTAGAGAAAAAATATGCGGTAAAATTAAACATCAACGCCCAAAAGATATATTTACAAAAAATAGACAATTAATATTAAACAGCCAATATATAAATCCTCCTATAGAAGAAACACACACCGTATCACTACCCTATATTTTAAAAATTAACTCAGAAAAAAAGACCATCAAAGAGGAGAAAAAGAAAAATTCATCTCCAACAACAAGATCACCTAAACTAGCAAAAAAACATAGAAGTTAA